A genomic region of Strigops habroptila isolate Jane chromosome 20, bStrHab1.2.pri, whole genome shotgun sequence contains the following coding sequences:
- the KXD1 gene encoding kxDL motif-containing protein 1 encodes MEPTASQVFCGRVLGMVNAEDVNAIILAQKNMLDRFEKTNEMLLNFNNLSSVRMQQMSERFLHHTKTLVEMKKDLDGIFRRIRTLKGKLAKQYPDAFSNIHESPILEDDDDFDPIPKSTTTTIATSEQSTESCDTSPDVISPTTSQDFEDLSQGQYDLPAVNGQSLTDEDTANGLD; translated from the exons ATGGAGCCCACGGCCTCGCAGGTGTTCTGCGGGCGGGTGCTGGGCATGGTCAACGCCGAGGACGTCAACGCCATCATCCTGGCCCAGAAGAACAT GTTGGATCGGTTTGAGAAGACCAACGAGATGCTGCTCAACTTCAACAACCTGTCCAGCGTCCGCATGCAGCAGATGAGCGAGCGCTTCCTCCACCACACCAAGACGCTGGTGGAGATGAAGAAGGATCTGGACGGCATCTTCCGGAGGATCCG gACGCTGAAGGGGAAGCTGGCGAAGCAGTACCCGGATGCCTTCAGCA ACATCCACGAATCTCCCATCCTGGAGGACGACGATGACTTCGACCCCATCCCGAAGAGCACCACAACCACCATCGCTACCTCGGAGCAGAGCACGGAGTCCTGCGACACCAGCCCCGACGTCATCTCCCCCACCACGAGCCAGGATTTTGAGGATTTATCCCAAGGCCAGTACGATTTACCGGCCGTGAACGGACAGAGTCTCACAGACGAGGACACGGCCAATGGCCTGGACTAG
- the FKBP8 gene encoding peptidyl-prolyl cis-trans isomerase FKBP8 yields the protein MASSGEEPRSGSPGRAGTGNGSEAALDTVEDFEVLEEEEEEEEEEDLSEMPPLEDVSRPPAPPPEEQGGGEAAEDPQEWLDVLGSGLLKKKTLVPGRGTDTRPRKGQDVTVRLKAALEDGSVVEENPALTFTLGDCDVVQALDLCVQLLEMGETALIMSDAKYCYGAQGRSPDIPPNAALTLEVELLEARDAPDLELLSGKEKVELANRKRERGNFFYQQADYVLAINSYDIALKIISSSSKVDFSPGEEAELLDVKVKCLNNLAASQLKLDHYEAALKSCNLVLEHQPGNIKALFRKGKVLAQQGEFREAISILKAALKLEPSNKTIHAELSKLVKKHADQKNVETEMYRKMLGNPSTAGAPGKCKDKLRWSIPWKWLFGATAIALGGVALSVVIAARN from the exons ATGGCTTCGAGCGGGGAGGAACCGAGGAGCGGTTCCCCGGGCCGGGCGGGCACCGGCAACGGCTCCGAAGCGGCGCTGGACACGGTGGAGGATTTCGAGgtgctggaagaggaggaggaggaggaggaagaggaggaccTGAGCGAGATGCCGCCGCTGGAGGACGTGTCCCGGCCACCGGCGCCGCCGCCGGAGGAGCAGGGCGGGGGGGAAGCGGCTGAGGACCCCCAGGAGTGGCTGGATGTGCTGG GGAGCGGGTTGCTCAAGAAGAAGACGCTGGTGCCGGGCCGGGGAACGGACACGCGTCCCCGCAAGGGCCAGGACGTGACCGTGCGGCTGAAGGCCGCGCTGGAGGACGGCAGCGTGGTGGAGGAGAACCCTGCCCTTACCTTCACGCTGGGGGACTGCGACGTCGTGCAG GCTTTGGACCTGTGTGTGCAGCTCCTGGAAATGGGAGAGACGGCTTTGATCATGTCAGATGCAAAGTACTGCTATGGAGCTCAGGGCAG GAGCCCTGACATCCCACCCAACGCAGCCCTCACCCTGgaggtggagctgctggaggctcGGGATGCCCCAGACCTGGAGCTGCTCAGCGGGAAGGAGAAGGTCGAGCTGGCCAACCGCAAGCGGGAGCGCGGCAACTTCTTCTACCAGCAGGCAGACTATGTGCTGGCCATCAACTCCTACGACATCGCCCTCAAGATCATCAGCTCCAGCTCGAAAG TGGACTTCAGCCCGGGCGAggaggctgagctgctggacGTGAAGGTGAAATGTCTCAACAACCTGGCAGCTTCTCAACTTAAATTGGACCATTACGAGGCAGCTCTCAAGTCCTGTAACCTCGTCCTGGAGCACCAGCCAGGGAACATCAAGGCTCTGTTCCGAAAGGGCAAG GTCCTGGCTCAGCAGGGCGAGTTCAGAGAGGCCATTTCCATCTTGAAGGCAGCATTGAAGCTGGAACCTTCAAACAAG ACCATCCACGCCGAGCTCTCGAAGCTGGTGAAGAAGCACGCGGACCAGAAGAACGTGGAGACGGAGATGTACAGGAAGATGCTCGGGAATCCCAGCACCGCCGGCGCCCCGGGGAAGTGCAAAGACAAACTGCGCTGG TCCATCCCCTGGAAGTGGCTCTTTGGTGCAACAGCCATCGCGCTCGGCGGCGTGGCCTTGTCCGTGGTCATTGCAGCGAGGAACTAA